From the genome of Rhodothermales bacterium:
GCCCGGATCGACGGCGCATCCGCCCGCGATGAGTTGCGTCATATCCTCCTCCCGCTCGCCTTGCCGGGCATCGCGTCGGCCTCCCTCCTGTCGATCGTGCTCTGCTGGAACGAGGCGTTCTGGAGCCTGAACCTGACTACCGTGGATGCCGCTCCATTAACCACCTTCATCGCCTCATTTTCCGCCCCCGAAGGCCTCTTTTGGGCAAAATTGTCCGCCGCCTCGACACTCGCCGTCGCGCCCATCCTGGCCCTGGGCTGGCTGAGCCAGCGCCACCTGGTGCGCGGGCTGACGTTCGGCGCGGTGAAATAGTCCTGAATGCCCTATGCACGCCATCCTCTTTCCCGCGCCGAAGCAATCCCTGTACGCCGAAGTCAACTACCCGGTCTGTGGCCCCGACGAAGTCATTGTTTCCATAGAGATCTCCGGGATCTGCGGCACCGATCTCCACATCTACCGAAACGAATACCTGTCCCGCTTCCCCCTCATCCCCGGCCATGAGTTCGGGGGGCGAGTGGTGGAAATCGGGTCGGCGGTGGCCACGGGTGTCCGGGTCGGTGAGCGCGTGGCGGTAGACCCGAACCTCTACTGCGGCCAGTGCGAATTTTGCCGGACGGAGCGCTCCAACCACTGCGCCAACTGGCAGGGCATCGGCATCACGCGGCCAGGCGGATTTTCCGAATTCGTGGCCGTGCCGGCGCGGGCCTGTTACCCGGTGCCGGATACGTTTTCGCTGGCGCAGGTGGCCTTCATCGAGCCGCTCGCCTGTGTCTGTTACGGGATGTCGCGGTTGCCGGTGGCGCCGGCGGACCGCGTGCTAGTGTTCGGCGCCGGCCCGATCGGACTGCTGCTCGTCCAGGCCCTGCGGCATGCCGGGGCGAGCCGGCTCGTGGTGGTCGATAAACAAGCGGATCGGCTGGAACTGGCTACACGCCTCGGCGCCACAGCCATACGCCCAACCAATGACAGGTTGGCAGACGAACTTGCCCTGCTTGCTCCCGGCGGATTCGACATCGTCGTAGACGCGACCGGCTCGCCGGCGGTGATCGAGCGGGCCTTCGCCTACCTCAAACCCCGCGGCCGCTTCCTGATGTTCGGCGTCGCCCCGAAGGACGCCGAGATCCGCATCCGGCCGTTCGACATCTTCAAAAACGACTGGCAGATCATCGGGAGTTTTGCGTTGTGCTACACCTTTCATCAGGCGATCGATTGGCTCGACGCTGGCGTGATCGACGTCGCCCCGCTCGTGAGCCACACAGCCCCCCTGCGCGAGTTTGACTCCCTCTTTGATGCGTTCAGCCGGGGACAGACGATGAAGGTGCATCTCGTGCCCGACTGACCTGGCTCCTTCCACCGAGACCAATCCTATGATCCGTGCCCTGATTCCCGAGCCGCACCACATCGAAATCGTCCATCAAGACCTCCCTGTCCCCGGCCCTGGCGAAGCGTTGTTGCGCATCCGAACGGTGGGCATTTGTGGGTCGGACCTGCACACGTTCGAGGGCAAACACCCATACGTTTCGTATCCGGTGTGGCCCGGCCACGAGGTCTGCGCAGAGGTCGTCTCCGCCGGCGACGCCGCGCTCGTGGGGCGCCGGGTGGTCATCGAGCCCTCGTTGCCGGGCCAAGGCCGGCCCCGCTTTGAGCCCGGTCGCTACAATATCGCCACCGAGCTGGCCGTGATGGGCTTCCAGGCACCCGGAGCGATGGCCGAGTATTTCACCTGCCCGACGGATCGTCTCCACCACCTGCCCAATGGGTTTTCGGATGAGATGGGCGCCCTGGTAGAGCCGGCGGCCGTGGCGGTGCACGGTGTCCGTCGGGCCGGCCAC
Proteins encoded in this window:
- a CDS encoding zinc-dependent alcohol dehydrogenase family protein; translation: MHAILFPAPKQSLYAEVNYPVCGPDEVIVSIEISGICGTDLHIYRNEYLSRFPLIPGHEFGGRVVEIGSAVATGVRVGERVAVDPNLYCGQCEFCRTERSNHCANWQGIGITRPGGFSEFVAVPARACYPVPDTFSLAQVAFIEPLACVCYGMSRLPVAPADRVLVFGAGPIGLLLVQALRHAGASRLVVVDKQADRLELATRLGATAIRPTNDRLADELALLAPGGFDIVVDATGSPAVIERAFAYLKPRGRFLMFGVAPKDAEIRIRPFDIFKNDWQIIGSFALCYTFHQAIDWLDAGVIDVAPLVSHTAPLREFDSLFDAFSRGQTMKVHLVPD